In Arthrobacter citreus, a single genomic region encodes these proteins:
- the rlmD gene encoding 23S rRNA (uracil(1939)-C(5))-methyltransferase RlmD has protein sequence MSNQLENKLEVGQSFPITIKRIGINGEGVGYFKRQVVFIKGALPGEEVVAEVTNVRNGFAEGKIQRIRKSSPDRVDPTCKIYEKCGGCQIQHASYEGQLRYKRDIVIQAMEKYAKDLLEKTPIKETVGMENPWNYRNKSQLQTGLEKNKIIAGLYKQNSHEVVDIGHCPIQHEDLNKITGKVKKILTRLNIPVYNERKNKGVIRTIVARVGLRTGQIQLVLVTGTKDFPQKNELISEIKKRMPEVTSLMQNINNQMTSVIFGRETVYLAGEEVIEEKLGDLSFELSARAFFQLNPEQTVKLYDEVKKATALTGTEKVVDAYCGVGTIGLWLAKDAKEVRGMDVTKEAIIDAKTNALSHGFTNTHYEAGNAEQVLPKWLKEGWKPDVIITDPPRTGCDEEFLNTVLKIKPKKLVYVSCNPSTLARDLKVLSKSYDVKYLQPVDMFPHTAHVEVVANLELKMSN, from the coding sequence ATGAGCAATCAGTTAGAAAATAAATTAGAAGTAGGGCAATCCTTTCCTATTACAATTAAACGTATCGGAATTAATGGTGAGGGTGTAGGTTACTTCAAACGACAAGTTGTATTTATTAAAGGAGCATTACCTGGTGAGGAAGTAGTTGCTGAAGTAACGAATGTGCGCAACGGCTTTGCTGAAGGGAAGATTCAACGTATTCGTAAGTCATCGCCAGACCGTGTAGATCCAACTTGTAAAATCTATGAAAAATGTGGTGGTTGCCAAATTCAGCATGCTTCATATGAAGGGCAGCTTCGATATAAACGCGATATTGTCATCCAAGCAATGGAAAAGTATGCGAAAGATTTACTAGAAAAAACACCAATTAAAGAAACGGTTGGTATGGAAAATCCTTGGAATTACCGCAACAAAAGTCAACTTCAAACTGGACTTGAAAAAAATAAGATTATCGCTGGATTATATAAACAAAACTCACACGAAGTTGTCGATATTGGCCATTGCCCAATTCAACATGAGGATTTAAATAAAATCACAGGTAAAGTGAAGAAGATTTTAACTCGTTTAAATATTCCTGTTTATAATGAACGAAAAAATAAAGGAGTTATTCGAACAATTGTTGCCCGTGTCGGATTACGAACAGGTCAAATTCAATTAGTTCTAGTAACTGGTACGAAAGATTTTCCACAGAAAAATGAATTAATTAGTGAAATTAAAAAGAGAATGCCTGAAGTAACTAGTTTAATGCAAAACATTAATAATCAAATGACTTCAGTAATTTTTGGTCGTGAAACTGTTTATTTAGCTGGGGAAGAAGTAATCGAAGAAAAGCTTGGTGACTTATCATTTGAGCTTTCGGCTAGAGCATTTTTCCAATTAAACCCTGAGCAAACGGTTAAACTATATGATGAAGTGAAAAAAGCAACGGCACTTACAGGAACGGAAAAAGTCGTTGATGCTTATTGTGGAGTAGGTACAATCGGATTATGGCTTGCTAAAGATGCAAAAGAAGTTCGAGGTATGGACGTTACGAAAGAGGCGATCATCGATGCGAAAACAAATGCATTAAGTCATGGATTTACAAACACTCATTACGAAGCAGGTAATGCTGAACAAGTATTACCAAAATGGTTAAAAGAAGGCTGGAAACCAGATGTGATTATTACTGATCCACCTAGAACTGGTTGCGATGAGGAGTTCTTAAATACTGTATTAAAAATTAAACCGAAAAAATTAGTATATGTTTCTTGTAATCCTTCTACTTTGGCTAGAGATTTAAAGGTATTAAGTAAGAGTTACGATGTGAAGTATTTGCAGCCAGTAGATATGTTCCCGCATACTGCGCATGTAGAAGTTGTAGCGAATTTGGAATTGAAGATGTCTAATTAA
- a CDS encoding tRNA-dihydrouridine synthase has translation MKDNFWRELPRPFFILAPMEDVTDVVFRHVVSEAARPDVFFTEFTNSESYCHPEGHQSVRGRLTFTEDEQPLVAHIWGDKPEFFKQMSIGMAELGFRGIDLNMGCPVPNVAGHGKGSGLILRPEVAAELIQAAKAGGLPVSVKTRLGFSKIDEWRDWLTHILKQDIANLSIHLRTRDEMSKVDAHWELIPEIKKLRDEVAPDTLLTINGDIPDRQTGLKLAEQYGIDGVMIGRGIFHNPFAFEVEPKEHSSEELLNLLRLHLDLHDQYELRSFKALHRFFKIYVRGFRGAGELRNQLMNTESTEEVRDMLDKFMAKNYIGISEE, from the coding sequence ATGAAAGATAATTTTTGGCGTGAATTACCGCGACCTTTTTTTATACTGGCTCCAATGGAAGATGTGACGGATGTTGTTTTTCGCCATGTTGTAAGTGAAGCAGCCAGACCTGATGTGTTTTTTACAGAGTTTACAAACAGTGAGAGTTACTGCCACCCAGAAGGGCACCAAAGTGTACGCGGTCGTTTGACTTTTACAGAAGATGAGCAGCCACTAGTAGCACATATTTGGGGGGATAAGCCTGAATTCTTTAAGCAAATGAGTATTGGTATGGCGGAACTTGGTTTTCGAGGTATAGATCTCAATATGGGCTGTCCTGTACCTAATGTGGCAGGACATGGGAAGGGAAGCGGCCTAATCCTTCGCCCAGAAGTTGCGGCAGAACTAATACAAGCAGCAAAAGCAGGAGGACTACCCGTAAGCGTTAAGACAAGGCTTGGTTTCTCTAAAATAGACGAATGGCGTGACTGGCTGACACACATATTGAAACAAGACATTGCCAATTTATCCATTCACTTGCGTACAAGAGATGAAATGAGCAAAGTAGATGCGCATTGGGAACTAATTCCGGAGATTAAGAAACTTCGTGATGAAGTAGCACCAGATACACTGTTGACAATCAATGGTGATATCCCTGATCGTCAAACTGGCTTAAAGCTTGCTGAACAATATGGTATTGATGGGGTTATGATTGGACGTGGAATTTTCCATAATCCGTTTGCTTTTGAAGTGGAGCCAAAAGAACACAGTAGTGAGGAATTACTTAATCTGTTAAGATTGCATTTGGATCTTCATGATCAATATGAGCTGCGCTCGTTCAAAGCTCTTCATCGCTTCTTTAAGATCTATGTCCGTGGGTTTAGAGGAGCAGGCGAATTAAGAAATCAATTAATGAACACAGAATCAACAGAAGAAGTGCGTGATATGCTAGATAAATTTATGGCAAAGAATTATATCGGGATAAGCGAAGAATAG
- a CDS encoding amylopullulanase: MRRKQRSILSLVTVLGLVLQMFPGLITNGSAKAAETVAKQVVLVGSVQSLLGNQSDWDPASAKTEMVYKGNGLYTFTGTLPAGEYEYKIAIGGNWSENYGEGGNPGGNNIKLVLSEQKDVTFYYNDNTHSISDSTHYTPLANERQPRLVGTIQPAINAGAAWSPAESTAFLKDDNFKNIYSFTTKVPSGTYEYKIVLGKDWNESYPTSNLKLNVISETTITFFYNNQTKEVYTDYKPAGSDGLIDQNALYHDSWDQIYRKPFGAVPAKTPVTFRISAKKGDLTSASLYVKNYNSGTTKVLAMKNVGWSNTTGKGDLEYWEATFTPADKGIHGYKFIVRDQNTTAEYGEDTQEGHTGKAEDKNAGLFQLTVYDPEYQTPDWMKEAVVYQIFPDRFFNGNKTNDHIKDKVGARGNQPIEHPASWSSLPDNPYEQGTGSYTGDGEFSNDFYGGDIAGIKAKLDYLQSLGVNTLYINPIALAPSNHKYDATDYKELDPMFGSEKEFKDFTKELSKRNMHLILDGVFNHVSDDSIYFDRYNKYKTVGAYEYWSRVYNLMNDEKLTESAAKEKAKKQLISEGQSFSPYGFENWFHIENVKVPNEKVNGVSNGEHYKYEGWWGYDSLPVFESVEGSKVDHPSELNNTEFANYIMYEKDSVGKSWIDRGSSGWRLDVANEVDSSFWQEFRKQMKSKTMTGSGSTLQKDEKPLILGEIWDDASKYFLGDQYDSVMNYRFRGAILDYLKNGNAENAQNSLEAVQEDYPKEAFYALMNLMGSHDTARAIFLLGNGTDTYNRAEQDPNYNYNEGVKRLKLASILQMGYPGAPTIYYGDEAGQTGSKDPDDRRTYPWGNENQDLIKHYQTIGKIRSKNSDLFSFGDLHHIYAKDDVLAYTRTKGSKSALVIINRGKTSQTVEIDTKGLIANGVQYVDQLDTKYLATAKDGKLTLTVPAESGRMLLSNNEVKQPQSVKSVVGTAGSKQITLNWTGNGTKFNVYQSNIAGGLWTKVKETTSKSVDISGLNNGRTYYFEVVAVDSNGNESEPVASAGLVPHYDVANASASNLTALSNGELNLALDSTVKASFYLSGATEAGPAEGITAELQIRIKGQTTWTTYQALYTGQTQENKANEFQGSFTPLESGTYEYRMSFTPDLGKTWVSTSTAEVNYTRSTSDTTPPAKEVTLDTPIQESGQVNLNWNFKQPDQPYKTIIYRDDQLLTTVNGDTTTFRDYQVANGTTYKYKIRVFDQAGNYVDSNTVTVTPDIVMVQVTFKVHAPDDTPLSSQMNIPNSLNGWNTGAWSMSRNGAVTADWEYTTELEEGTEITYKYTRDNTWDHEGLTDHTPSDSSDDDISYYGYGATGTDMKVVVTNQGGNKMVVQDKILRWIDNPLVVGQIDLKGSTLTIKGNSIKGANLTINGEKVTDYNGMNFTQSINLSEGQTQVPVHIEPTDSTKSTIFKSDGGSIAKNTKNYVIDVINKTISESK, from the coding sequence ATGAGGAGAAAACAAAGATCAATATTATCGCTCGTCACTGTATTAGGATTAGTTCTTCAGATGTTTCCGGGACTAATTACAAATGGATCTGCAAAAGCAGCAGAAACGGTAGCTAAACAAGTTGTACTTGTTGGTAGCGTTCAAAGCTTGTTAGGCAATCAAAGCGATTGGGACCCAGCTTCGGCCAAAACGGAAATGGTGTACAAAGGTAATGGTCTCTATACTTTTACTGGTACTTTACCGGCCGGTGAATATGAGTATAAAATCGCCATTGGTGGAAACTGGTCGGAAAATTACGGTGAAGGCGGAAATCCAGGTGGCAACAACATTAAACTAGTACTTTCCGAACAAAAAGATGTCACCTTCTACTACAATGATAACACTCATTCAATTTCAGACAGCACTCATTACACTCCTTTAGCAAATGAAAGACAACCTCGTCTTGTTGGAACGATACAGCCTGCAATTAATGCAGGGGCAGCTTGGAGCCCAGCGGAATCAACAGCCTTTTTAAAGGATGACAATTTTAAAAATATCTATTCCTTCACTACAAAGGTGCCAAGTGGTACATATGAATACAAGATTGTATTGGGCAAGGATTGGAACGAGTCCTACCCTACTTCAAATTTGAAATTAAATGTAATCTCTGAAACTACTATTACATTTTTCTATAATAATCAAACAAAAGAAGTTTATACAGATTATAAACCAGCAGGCTCTGATGGCTTGATTGATCAGAATGCCCTGTATCATGATTCATGGGATCAAATCTACCGAAAGCCATTTGGGGCAGTTCCTGCTAAGACACCTGTAACCTTCAGGATATCGGCTAAGAAAGGTGATCTGACAAGCGCAAGCCTTTATGTAAAAAACTACAATTCAGGTACAACAAAAGTCTTGGCTATGAAAAATGTTGGCTGGTCAAATACAACTGGCAAAGGTGATCTTGAGTACTGGGAAGCCACTTTTACTCCAGCAGATAAAGGAATTCATGGATATAAATTCATTGTAAGAGATCAAAATACAACAGCAGAATATGGAGAAGACACGCAAGAAGGTCATACTGGAAAAGCAGAAGATAAAAATGCAGGTCTTTTCCAATTGACAGTTTATGACCCTGAATATCAAACTCCAGATTGGATGAAAGAAGCTGTAGTCTATCAGATCTTTCCGGATCGCTTTTTTAACGGCAACAAGACAAATGACCATATTAAGGATAAGGTTGGAGCTCGCGGTAACCAGCCAATCGAACATCCCGCTTCTTGGTCAAGCTTACCAGATAATCCTTATGAACAAGGAACTGGTTCATATACTGGAGACGGAGAGTTTAGTAATGATTTTTATGGAGGCGACATTGCTGGAATCAAAGCCAAGCTTGATTACCTTCAATCACTTGGAGTTAACACACTCTATATAAATCCGATTGCTCTTGCACCATCTAACCATAAATATGATGCAACCGATTACAAAGAACTTGATCCGATGTTTGGCTCAGAAAAAGAATTTAAGGATTTCACAAAAGAGTTATCGAAACGTAACATGCATTTGATTTTGGATGGCGTTTTTAACCACGTCTCTGACGACTCGATCTATTTTGACCGCTATAACAAATATAAAACAGTTGGCGCATATGAATATTGGTCTCGTGTTTATAATTTGATGAATGACGAAAAATTGACCGAATCTGCTGCAAAAGAGAAAGCGAAAAAACAACTTATCTCTGAAGGTCAATCCTTTAGCCCATACGGTTTTGAAAACTGGTTCCATATTGAAAATGTTAAAGTTCCTAATGAAAAAGTTAACGGCGTTTCAAATGGTGAACATTATAAGTATGAAGGATGGTGGGGCTATGATAGTCTGCCAGTATTTGAATCAGTTGAAGGATCAAAGGTTGATCACCCTAGTGAACTTAACAACACTGAATTTGCTAACTATATAATGTATGAAAAGGACTCCGTAGGAAAATCGTGGATAGATCGAGGTTCTTCGGGTTGGCGTTTAGATGTAGCAAATGAAGTGGACAGTTCATTTTGGCAGGAATTCCGAAAACAAATGAAATCCAAGACTATGACAGGATCCGGAAGTACGCTTCAAAAAGATGAAAAACCACTTATTTTAGGAGAAATTTGGGATGATGCTTCCAAGTACTTCTTAGGAGATCAATATGATTCCGTAATGAACTATCGTTTCCGAGGCGCAATCTTGGATTATTTAAAGAACGGTAATGCAGAAAATGCACAAAACTCACTTGAAGCTGTTCAAGAAGACTATCCTAAAGAAGCGTTTTATGCACTCATGAACTTAATGGGATCTCATGATACTGCACGCGCTATATTCCTGTTAGGAAATGGAACAGATACTTATAACAGAGCTGAACAGGATCCGAACTATAATTACAATGAAGGTGTAAAGCGATTAAAGTTAGCTTCTATTCTTCAAATGGGCTACCCTGGTGCGCCGACTATTTATTATGGAGATGAAGCAGGACAAACAGGATCAAAGGATCCAGATGATCGCCGTACGTATCCATGGGGAAATGAAAACCAAGATTTAATTAAACATTATCAAACGATAGGTAAAATTCGTAGTAAAAATTCCGATTTATTTAGCTTTGGTGATCTTCACCATATTTACGCAAAAGATGATGTATTAGCTTACACTCGAACAAAAGGATCAAAATCTGCACTTGTTATAATCAACAGAGGGAAAACTTCACAAACTGTTGAAATTGATACAAAAGGACTTATTGCGAATGGTGTTCAATATGTAGACCAATTAGATACTAAGTATTTAGCTACAGCAAAAGATGGTAAGCTTACATTGACCGTACCAGCTGAATCCGGAAGAATGTTACTATCAAACAATGAAGTGAAACAACCACAGTCAGTTAAGAGTGTTGTAGGTACTGCAGGTTCTAAACAAATTACTTTAAACTGGACAGGAAATGGAACAAAATTCAATGTCTACCAATCAAATATTGCTGGTGGATTATGGACAAAAGTGAAAGAAACTACTAGTAAATCCGTTGATATTTCAGGTTTGAATAATGGGCGTACCTATTATTTTGAAGTGGTAGCTGTAGATTCTAATGGCAACGAATCTGAACCAGTTGCCTCAGCTGGTCTCGTGCCACATTATGATGTTGCGAATGCTAGCGCTAGCAACCTGACTGCCTTATCTAATGGGGAGCTGAACTTAGCGCTTGATTCTACTGTTAAAGCATCTTTTTACTTGTCAGGTGCTACTGAAGCTGGCCCGGCCGAGGGAATCACAGCCGAACTTCAAATAAGAATTAAAGGCCAAACAACTTGGACAACATATCAAGCTCTATATACAGGTCAAACTCAGGAAAATAAGGCAAATGAGTTTCAAGGTAGCTTTACACCATTGGAGTCAGGTACTTATGAATACAGAATGTCCTTTACTCCTGATCTAGGTAAAACATGGGTATCTACTTCAACAGCAGAAGTAAATTATACACGGAGCACATCAGATACGACTCCTCCTGCTAAAGAAGTCACATTAGATACACCAATTCAAGAGTCTGGTCAAGTTAACTTAAACTGGAACTTTAAGCAACCAGATCAGCCATATAAAACGATTATTTATCGTGACGATCAATTACTTACAACAGTAAATGGAGACACTACCACATTCCGTGATTATCAGGTAGCTAACGGTACAACTTATAAATACAAAATCCGTGTATTCGATCAAGCTGGGAATTATGTGGACTCTAACACGGTAACTGTGACACCTGATATCGTCATGGTACAAGTCACTTTCAAAGTGCATGCACCAGATGATACTCCACTATCTTCTCAAATGAATATTCCAAACAGCTTAAATGGCTGGAATACAGGTGCTTGGTCAATGAGCCGAAATGGTGCCGTTACAGCTGATTGGGAATATACAACTGAGCTTGAGGAAGGAACTGAAATTACTTATAAATACACGAGAGACAACACTTGGGATCATGAAGGTTTAACAGACCATACACCATCTGATTCATCGGATGATGATATCAGTTACTATGGTTACGGTGCGACTGGAACTGATATGAAAGTAGTTGTTACAAACCAAGGTGGCAACAAAATGGTTGTCCAAGACAAGATTTTACGCTGGATTGATAACCCACTTGTAGTGGGCCAAATTGACTTGAAAGGTTCGACATTAACGATCAAAGGAAATAGTATTAAAGGTGCTAACCTCACCATCAATGGGGAAAAAGTAACTGACTATAATGGGATGAATTTCACTCAATCTATTAATCTAAGCGAAGGTCAAACGCAAGTCCCAGTACACATTGAACCAACTGATTCTACCAAATCCACGATTTTTAAAAGTGATGGCGGTTCGATAGCTAAAAATACAAAGAACTACGTGATTGATGTTATTAATAAAACGATTAGTGAATCCAAGTAA
- a CDS encoding helix-turn-helix domain-containing protein, whose translation MMTTTQASKELGVSRQMVYKYIERGLEAVGEKGQQKIPKHAIEAWKNPVMLFKFNGTIK comes from the coding sequence ATGATGACGACTACTCAAGCGTCAAAAGAGTTAGGTGTATCACGTCAAATGGTCTACAAATATATTGAAAGAGGTTTAGAAGCGGTTGGCGAAAAAGGGCAACAAAAAATACCTAAGCACGCTATTGAAGCTTGGAAAAATCCTGTAATGCTTTTCAAATTCAATGGAACTATCAAATGA
- a CDS encoding Zn-dependent hydrolase encodes MIKTNPNRLQKLVEMFSEYGKTENNGVTRLALSAEDIAARKRFQALCEEVEMTVKYDDMGNMYATLTGKQNLPPIVIGSHLDSVIKGGRFDGVLGVLTALETIYTIKEKNIELDYPIMLVNFTNEEGARFEPSLMSSGVLSGKFDKKKMIASTDKNGTSFAQALVESGFEGSETNRLVEASAYIELHIEQGPVLERKNLDIGIVEGVLGMVCYEISIFGESNHAGTTPISMRKDPMFTAANVVVDLQKQLQRLDSDLVYTIGRINAYPNIHTVIPSEVTFTLEARHKDPGVIAAVTRMVEELPVNLNRCPINSTRLWDRDTVKFDETVINAVDSACKELGYKENRMYSGAGHDAQFIASYIPTAMIFVPSINGYSHREDELTSYEDCAKGANVLLNAVLKLCVEKVNH; translated from the coding sequence ATGATTAAAACAAATCCTAATCGGCTTCAAAAGTTAGTTGAAATGTTTAGTGAATATGGAAAAACAGAAAATAATGGTGTGACTAGACTTGCATTATCTGCCGAAGATATTGCTGCAAGAAAGAGATTTCAAGCTTTATGCGAAGAGGTTGAAATGACAGTAAAGTATGATGACATGGGAAATATGTATGCAACATTAACGGGGAAGCAAAACTTGCCACCAATCGTAATAGGTTCACATTTGGACTCCGTTATTAAAGGTGGGCGGTTTGATGGTGTGTTAGGCGTGCTAACAGCTTTAGAAACTATCTATACAATAAAAGAAAAAAATATCGAACTAGACTATCCGATTATGCTTGTCAATTTTACGAATGAAGAAGGCGCACGATTTGAGCCATCACTTATGTCTTCAGGTGTGTTATCTGGAAAATTTGATAAAAAGAAAATGATTGCTTCAACAGATAAAAATGGGACTTCATTTGCTCAAGCATTAGTCGAAAGCGGTTTTGAAGGTTCAGAAACAAATCGCTTAGTAGAAGCCAGTGCCTATATCGAACTACATATTGAACAAGGTCCAGTACTGGAGCGGAAAAACTTAGACATTGGAATAGTAGAAGGTGTACTAGGAATGGTATGCTATGAAATTTCAATTTTTGGAGAATCGAATCATGCAGGTACGACGCCAATCAGTATGCGCAAAGATCCAATGTTTACTGCTGCTAATGTGGTAGTAGATTTACAAAAGCAGCTACAGAGACTAGATTCAGATCTTGTTTACACAATCGGTCGAATAAATGCATATCCAAATATTCATACAGTCATTCCTTCTGAAGTGACTTTTACGTTGGAAGCAAGACATAAGGACCCTGGGGTTATTGCGGCAGTTACACGAATGGTGGAAGAACTGCCAGTAAATTTAAATCGCTGTCCAATCAACTCTACACGTCTATGGGACCGTGATACTGTTAAGTTTGATGAAACCGTAATAAATGCAGTAGATTCTGCTTGCAAAGAGTTAGGGTATAAAGAAAATCGAATGTATAGTGGTGCTGGGCATGATGCCCAATTCATTGCTTCTTATATTCCAACAGCAATGATTTTTGTACCAAGTATAAATGGATATAGTCATCGTGAGGATGAATTAACTTCATATGAGGATTGTGCTAAAGGGGCTAACGTTTTACTTAATGCTGTATTAAAATTATGCGTTGAGAAAGTGAACCACTAA
- the pstS gene encoding phosphate ABC transporter substrate-binding protein PstS family protein yields MKRGLKLTFAAMVVTGMLAGCNNKDDKTTGKASTDDKKIELTGTISAAGSTALQPLADEAATEFMSKFPQVSVTVQGGGSGTGVNQVSTGAIQIGNSDVPAAEKLEDKSKASALVETKVAGVGYSMVTNKDVGVDSLTLQQIEDIFAGKVTNWKEVGGKDEKINVINRPASSGTRAAFEKKVMKEVKINDSVGTVQDSNGAVEQAVNSTPGAVSYLANSYLIGDKKDALKTVQIDGKDSSTENITSGAYPFYSYEYMITNGDAKSPVKEYIEYISGDEFSNKLVEMGYIPASEMSGLE; encoded by the coding sequence ATGAAACGTGGATTAAAATTAACATTTGCAGCAATGGTCGTTACAGGTATGCTAGCAGGATGTAATAATAAAGATGACAAGACTACTGGTAAAGCAAGCACAGATGATAAAAAAATTGAACTAACAGGTACAATTAGTGCTGCAGGATCAACAGCGTTACAACCACTAGCTGACGAAGCTGCTACAGAATTTATGTCTAAGTTCCCACAAGTGTCAGTTACAGTACAAGGTGGCGGTAGTGGAACTGGAGTAAACCAAGTATCTACTGGTGCTATTCAAATTGGTAACTCAGATGTACCAGCTGCTGAAAAATTAGAAGACAAATCAAAAGCAAGTGCTTTAGTAGAAACAAAAGTTGCTGGTGTTGGTTATTCAATGGTAACAAATAAAGATGTTGGTGTAGATTCACTTACACTTCAACAAATTGAAGATATTTTTGCTGGAAAAGTAACGAACTGGAAAGAAGTTGGCGGTAAAGACGAGAAAATCAACGTAATCAACCGTCCAGCATCATCTGGTACACGTGCAGCTTTTGAAAAGAAAGTTATGAAAGAAGTTAAAATTAACGATAGCGTTGGAACAGTTCAAGATTCAAACGGTGCAGTTGAACAAGCTGTAAACTCAACTCCTGGTGCGGTTTCTTACCTTGCTAACTCATATTTAATTGGCGATAAAAAGGATGCTTTAAAAACTGTTCAAATTGATGGGAAAGATTCTTCTACTGAAAACATTACTTCAGGTGCTTACCCATTCTATTCATATGAATACATGATTACAAACGGCGATGCAAAATCTCCAGTTAAAGAATATATCGAATATATTAGTGGAGACGAGTTCTCAAATAAATTAGTTGAAATGGGCTATATCCCTGCTTCAGAAATGTCAGGTCTAGAATAA
- the pstS gene encoding phosphate ABC transporter substrate-binding protein PstS family protein produces MQMKRGFKLTFAAMAITGMLAGCSNKDDKTTGKATDDKKVELTGTIGAAGSTALQPLADEAATEFMTKFPQVSVTVQGGGSGTGVNQVSTGAIQIGNSDVPAAEKLEDKTLASSLVEAKVAGVGYSMVTNKDVGVDSLTLQQIEDIFAGKVTNWKEVGGKDEKINVINRPASSGTRAAFEKKIMKDVKINDSVGTVQDSNGAVEQAVNSTPGAISYLANSYLIGDKKDALKTVKIDGKESSTDNIVAGDYPFYSYEYMITKGDAKSPVKEYIEFISGDEFANKLVEMGYIPASKMAGLE; encoded by the coding sequence ATTCAAATGAAACGTGGATTTAAATTAACTTTCGCTGCAATGGCTATTACTGGTATGTTAGCAGGATGTTCAAATAAAGATGACAAGACTACTGGTAAGGCAACAGATGATAAAAAAGTAGAATTAACTGGAACAATTGGTGCTGCGGGATCAACAGCGTTACAACCACTAGCTGACGAAGCGGCTACAGAATTTATGACAAAGTTCCCACAAGTATCAGTTACAGTTCAAGGTGGCGGTAGTGGAACTGGTGTAAACCAAGTATCTACGGGTGCTATTCAAATTGGTAACTCAGATGTACCAGCTGCTGAAAAATTAGAAGATAAAACATTAGCAAGTTCATTAGTAGAGGCTAAAGTTGCTGGTGTTGGTTATTCAATGGTAACGAATAAAGATGTTGGTGTAGATTCACTTACACTTCAACAAATTGAAGATATTTTCGCTGGTAAAGTAACGAACTGGAAAGAAGTTGGCGGTAAAGATGAGAAAATTAACGTAATTAACCGTCCAGCATCATCTGGTACTCGTGCAGCTTTTGAAAAGAAAATTATGAAAGACGTTAAAATTAACGATAGCGTAGGAACAGTTCAAGATTCAAATGGTGCGGTAGAACAAGCTGTTAACTCTACTCCTGGTGCGATTTCTTATCTTGCTAACTCATATTTAATTGGCGATAAAAAAGATGCATTAAAAACAGTTAAAATTGACGGAAAAGAATCTTCTACAGACAATATCGTTGCAGGTGATTACCCATTCTATTCTTATGAGTACATGATTACAAAAGGCGATGCAAAATCTCCTGTAAAAGAATATATCGAATTTATTAGTGGAGACGAGTTTGCTAATAAATTAGTTGAGATGGGCTATATCCCAGCTTCAAAAATGGCAGGTCTAGAATAA